The following proteins are co-located in the Paludibaculum fermentans genome:
- a CDS encoding PilZ domain-containing protein → MIERRAEPRMLCADLVDVRWRDRANRSRRAVANLEDISLSGACIQLDMQIPIGTLVRISYPKGEFAGLVRYCQFREIGYFVGIQFEAGCKWSRNSFKPLHLLDPRSLSKKTTPRSKAGPFSAMS, encoded by the coding sequence ATGATTGAGCGGCGCGCAGAACCGAGAATGCTGTGTGCGGACCTGGTGGATGTCCGGTGGAGGGACAGAGCCAACCGCAGCAGGCGGGCGGTGGCCAACCTGGAGGACATCTCCCTGTCGGGAGCCTGTATCCAGTTGGACATGCAGATCCCTATCGGAACATTGGTTCGCATCTCCTATCCCAAGGGTGAGTTTGCCGGCCTGGTTCGCTACTGCCAGTTCCGCGAAATCGGCTACTTCGTCGGCATCCAGTTCGAAGCCGGCTGCAAGTGGTCGAGGAACAGCTTCAAGCCCCTGCACCTTCTGGATCCACGTTCCTTGTCAAAGAAGACGACTCCGCGCTCCAAAGCAGGTCCCTTCAGTGCAATGAGTTGA
- a CDS encoding peptide deformylase, protein MPVRRILQLGDPLLRTISTPAEPAQSQEVLLDLEDTLAEFRRTHGFGRGISAIQIGSALRLIFLKVEGVRYELINPEYSWQSPERFPLWDDCFSFPDLMVHLRRHQRIRIRYQDAAGAWVELEAEGALSELIQHEMDHLDGILAVDRAEGPHPLATREEWARQYQGYGSGSIL, encoded by the coding sequence ATGCCAGTTCGCCGCATTCTGCAGTTGGGCGATCCCCTTCTGCGTACGATCTCCACTCCAGCCGAGCCCGCCCAGTCCCAGGAGGTGCTGCTGGATCTGGAAGACACGCTGGCCGAGTTCCGGCGCACCCACGGTTTTGGACGGGGCATCAGCGCGATTCAGATCGGTTCCGCCCTCCGTCTCATCTTCCTTAAGGTGGAGGGCGTACGGTACGAACTGATCAATCCCGAGTACTCCTGGCAGAGCCCGGAGAGGTTCCCGCTGTGGGACGACTGCTTCTCGTTTCCTGACCTGATGGTGCATTTGCGGCGGCATCAGCGGATCCGCATCCGGTATCAGGATGCAGCCGGCGCGTGGGTCGAACTGGAGGCGGAGGGCGCGCTCTCTGAGCTCATCCAACATGAGATGGATCACCTGGATGGAATCCTGGCGGTGGACCGGGCGGAGGGGCCGCATCCGCTGGCCACGCGCGAGGAATGGGCGAGGCAGTACCAGGGGTACGGGTCCGGATCGATTTTGTAG
- a CDS encoding GHMP family kinase ATP-binding protein: MQVFAKSPCRVDLAGGTLDIWPLYLYHPNAVTLNFAVSVYTSCRIMPHEGNAITLRSQDQNMEETFDSLSTLLAAPKVRNVLAANVVKHFKPAGGLVVETNSESPQGAGISGSSALLISTVSAFNKFCGTRHNIERVREIAQNIEAQVVNVPTGCQDYYPAMYGGVSAIDLTVAGIQRSSMPVDLAELNSRFVLAYTGKPRNSGINNWEVMKLHIDGDKKVLKNFERIAEIAHGMRGALHSKDWNETARLLREEWSHRKKNAPSISTPLIDHLIASTKKAGAKAAKVCGAGGGGCVVFLCEPDARERVAQAIETEGAGQGVKVLPVEVAPKGVVVKTLS, from the coding sequence ATGCAAGTCTTCGCAAAATCACCCTGCCGTGTGGATCTGGCCGGTGGCACCCTCGACATTTGGCCGCTGTACCTGTACCACCCGAATGCCGTCACCCTGAATTTCGCGGTGAGCGTGTACACCAGTTGCCGGATCATGCCGCATGAGGGGAACGCGATCACGTTGCGCTCGCAGGACCAGAACATGGAAGAGACGTTTGACTCGCTCTCCACGCTTCTGGCCGCGCCCAAAGTCCGGAACGTCCTCGCCGCCAACGTGGTGAAGCACTTCAAACCCGCCGGCGGCCTGGTGGTGGAGACGAACTCGGAGTCGCCCCAGGGCGCCGGGATCTCCGGCTCCTCCGCGCTGCTCATCTCGACGGTAAGCGCCTTCAACAAGTTCTGCGGCACCCGGCACAACATCGAACGGGTTCGCGAGATCGCCCAAAACATCGAGGCCCAGGTGGTCAACGTCCCCACCGGCTGCCAGGATTATTACCCTGCGATGTACGGTGGCGTCAGCGCGATCGACCTGACGGTGGCCGGCATCCAGCGCAGTTCGATGCCCGTGGATCTGGCCGAGTTGAACAGCCGGTTTGTGCTGGCCTACACCGGCAAGCCGCGCAACTCAGGCATCAACAACTGGGAAGTGATGAAGCTCCACATCGACGGCGATAAGAAAGTGCTCAAGAACTTCGAGCGCATCGCCGAGATTGCCCACGGGATGCGCGGCGCCCTGCACAGTAAGGATTGGAACGAAACGGCGCGCCTGCTGCGCGAAGAGTGGTCGCACCGCAAGAAGAACGCCCCCTCCATCTCGACGCCCCTGATCGACCACCTGATCGCCTCGACGAAGAAGGCCGGCGCCAAGGCGGCCAAGGTGTGCGGCGCGGGCGGCGGCGGCTGCGTGGTGTTCCTGTGTGAACCGGATGCCCGCGAGCGCGTGGCCCAAGCCATCGAGACCGAAGGCGCCGGCCAGGGCGTGAAGGTGCTGCCGGTGGAGGTGGCGCCGAAAGGCGTCGTCGTAAAGACCCTGTCCTAA
- a CDS encoding CPBP family intramembrane glutamic endopeptidase, which produces MPDATPYSKPGLFGLLLRGGLFLLFIRYAGGLIGWLLSGSSILVAAAMSLFIAATLASLFVVRTFERGRLEDIGMAWSPSSLRHLWLGVGGGIVAALVTLVVPVGIRMASIEPSTDPANAFTPGKLLLVSVVLLFGAVGEEMMFRGYAFQILLRAYGPWWVIPPFGVLFALAHLENMGTNPLGILNTGLWGILFGYAFYRSGDLWLPIGLHFGWNWTLPLFGVNLSGFTMGLSGYTLRWKAGPLWSGGDYGAEGSILATISVLLLGVWLWRASLERQTAPLVDAVPPEPESGPGKEL; this is translated from the coding sequence ATGCCGGACGCAACTCCTTATTCCAAGCCGGGGCTGTTCGGACTGCTGCTGCGCGGCGGCCTGTTTCTGCTGTTCATCCGCTATGCCGGCGGACTGATCGGCTGGCTGCTGAGCGGCTCCAGCATCCTGGTGGCCGCGGCCATGAGCCTGTTCATCGCCGCTACGCTCGCCAGCCTGTTCGTCGTCCGCACCTTCGAGCGCGGCCGACTGGAAGACATCGGCATGGCCTGGAGCCCGTCCAGCCTGCGCCACCTCTGGCTCGGCGTGGGCGGCGGCATCGTGGCGGCCCTGGTCACACTCGTTGTGCCGGTCGGGATCCGCATGGCGTCCATCGAACCGTCCACCGATCCCGCCAACGCTTTCACTCCGGGGAAACTTCTTCTCGTCTCGGTCGTCCTACTGTTCGGGGCCGTCGGAGAAGAGATGATGTTCCGCGGATACGCCTTCCAGATTCTGCTGCGCGCTTACGGCCCGTGGTGGGTGATTCCGCCCTTCGGCGTCCTCTTTGCGTTGGCGCACCTCGAAAACATGGGGACCAACCCGCTGGGCATCCTCAACACCGGACTGTGGGGCATCCTCTTCGGCTATGCCTTCTACCGCAGCGGCGACCTCTGGCTGCCCATCGGCCTGCACTTCGGCTGGAACTGGACGCTGCCCCTGTTCGGCGTGAACCTGAGCGGGTTTACCATGGGACTGTCGGGCTACACTCTGCGCTGGAAGGCCGGACCGCTCTGGAGCGGCGGCGACTACGGCGCCGAAGGCAGCATCCTGGCAACGATCAGCGTCCTGCTGCTGGGCGTCTGGCTGTGGCGGGCTTCCCTGGAGCGGCAGACGGCTCCGCTGGTGGACGCAGTGCCGCCAGAGCCGGAATCCGGCCCGGGAAAGGAGTTGTGA